From a region of the Marasmius oreades isolate 03SP1 chromosome 7, whole genome shotgun sequence genome:
- a CDS encoding uncharacterized protein (BUSCO:EOG092658NW) yields MTSSSMKAYLAEKYMSGPKADAILAHATKKKKRKVTAAKAGSESFVKDEDTGWGDAAMNEDEELKDAVIATDRGFKKRRVETGQGWTTIQESVVKEEEVEAEDEAPVIVGGLVTGAQLKQMKKTEMEKGETAEEVARQQETVYRDASGRKIDTKAARAEAARKKREREEAEAKKMEWGKGLVQRDDSDKRREELEKAKSRPFARHADDKEINEELKERERWNDPAAAFMTKKKKGGPRKPEYIGPPPPPNRFGIKPGYRWDGVDRGNGFEKKLFQSRNANKRLTAESYQWSVDDM; encoded by the coding sequence ATGACATCGTCATCTATGAAGGCGTACTTAGCTGAAAAGTACATGTCAGGACCGAAAGCAGACGCAATTCTGGCACATGCAACTAAAAAGAAGAAGCGAAAGGTAACTGCAGCGAAAGCAGGAAGTGAGAGTTTTGTAAAGGACGAAGACACTGGTTGGGGAGATGCTGCCATGAACGAGGATGAAGAGCTGAAAGACGCCGTTATAGCGACGGATCGAGGATTCAAGAAGCGAAGGGTGGAAACCGGTCAAGGGTGGACGACGATACAAGAGTCAGTGGtgaaagaggaggaagtcGAGGCAGAAGACGAAGCCCCTGTGATTGTCGGAGGACTAGTGACCGGAGCCCAGCTGaagcagatgaagaaaacAGAGATGGAAAAGGGCGAGACGGCGGAAGAGGTCGCGCGACAACAAGAGACGGTGTATCGAGACGCGAGTGGAAGGAAGATTGACACGAAAGCAGCTCGTGCAGAGGCAGCTAGGAAGAaacgagaaagagaagaggcTGAGGCGAAGAAGATGGAATGGGGAAAGGGATTGGTTCAGAGGGACGACAGCGATAAACGCCGGGAAGAATTAGAAAAGGCAAAGAGTCGGCCATTCGCCCGCCATGCCGACGACAAGGAAATAAACGAGGAATTGAAAGAACGGGAACGATGGAACGATCCGGCAGCAGCCTtcatgacgaagaagaagaagggcgGTCCTCGAAAACCAGAATACATAGGACCGCCGCCCCCACCGAACAGATTCGGAATCAAGCCTGGCTACAGATGGGACGGTGTGGACAGAGGAAACGGATTTGAAAAGAAATTATTTCAAAGCAGGAACGCGAACAAACGGCTTACAGCAGAGAGCTATCAATGGAGTGTAGATGACATGTAA
- a CDS encoding uncharacterized protein (BUSCO:EOG09262LQT), with the protein MDLPSVTTSVDGTIPIEALLFQGEDLLASQDGVGLYVGNDKLPSHQCGTSHLSSHRLFYIDSPHPTRRSFSLNLSLVKKTEYYAGLFTSSPKASLFLSSDSSDDLSPWTCSLCGFRNPPGFSAVCGLCGVPVPTPVQNLVPKSRSSNACTMCTFINHPSLATCEMCDSPLKRDGDGPSTTSSLLIKLSFRRGGDKTFYADLKRALMTKAWQSLMTPHLEPPQASLGTSSGISHILSLNQSSQSTSNVSLSLALQDLQALMVKAKHMVNLADDLSSRLSAVESTTNNNGDFPEGTSSLLSDISNLAISKPPSLESTPITLEMIKNRDEARWLKELAVELSSVLHGIQVKKSDSDTSNPDLLPLDRLWVSWNRARGVSLIPPSTFLDVLPHLESITNMRIRIIGQSSIKVLYTPHFSLPSISQRISQILPQPLTPTSFGTSERITISLSQLLLSEVEMSDGTPICRDDWESAIHVGVGGGVLETKYYPNVFVDYVWDGHSE; encoded by the coding sequence ATGGACTTGCCCTCCGTTACGACCTCTGTCGATGGCACCATACCAATCGAAGCACTCCTCTTTCAAGGCGAAGATCTGTTGGCGTCTCAGGATGGCGTTGGGCTGTATGTAGGAAACGACAAATTGCCGAGTCACCAGTGTGGAACGAGCCATCTTTCCAGTCATCGTCTGTTCTACATCGACAGTCCTCATCCCACACGACGCTCATTCTCTCTAAATCTTTCCCTCGTCAAAAAGACAGAATATTACGCGGGATTATTCACGAGCAGTCCCAAAGCCTCATTATTTCTCTCATCGGACTCATCTGACGATCTTTCACCGTGGACATGCTCCCTATGTGGTTTTCGAAATCCCCCAGGCTTTTCTGCAGTTTGTGGGCTCTGTGGCGTTCCGGTTCCTACTCCCGTTCAAAATCTGGTTCCAAAGTCCCGTTCTAGTAATGCATGTACAATGTGCACCTTTATCAACCATCCCTCGCTCGCGACGTGCGAAATGTGCGATAGTCCGTTGAAAAGGGACGGGGATGGCCCATCGACAacatcttctcttctcaTAAAGCTCTCTTTCCGTCGTGGAGGAGACAAGACTTTCTATGCCGATCTAAAACGCGCTCTGATGACAAAAGCCTGGCAGTCGTTAATGACTCCGCACTTAGAACCGCCCCAAGCGTCACTCGGAACCTCCTCTGGCATATCCCACATCCTCTCTCTCAATCAATCCTCCCAATCTACTTCCAacgtttctctctctctcgccCTCCAGGACCTCCAAGCACTCATGGTCAAAGCTAAACACATGGTGAATCTTGCAGACGACCTGTCATCCCGTCTCTCTGCTGTAGAGTCTACTACCAACAATAACGGCGACTTCCCGGAAGGCACGTCTTCCCTCCTCTCAGACATTTCCAACCTCGCGATATCTAAACCTCCCTCTCTGGAATCGACACCCATAACCCTTGAAATGATCAAAAACAGGGACGAAGCTCGTTGGCTCAAAGAGCTCGCAGTAGAATTATCCTCTGTTCTTCATGGTATCCAAGTCAAAAAATCAGACAGTGACACATCGAATCCAGACCTCCTTCCCCTCGACAGGCTATGGGTATCCTGGAATCGCGCGCGCGGCGTTTCTCTGATCCCACCCTCAACCTTCCTCGACGTCCTCCCACATTTAGAATCAATAACGAATATGCGGATCCGCATAATCGGACAGTCGTCCATCAAAGTCCTCTACACTCCCCACTTCTCCCTCCCATCCATCTCCCAACGTATATCCCAAATCCTTCCTCAACCACTTACACCCACCTCCTTTGGCACATCCGAACGGATCACAATTTCGCTTTCACAACTCCTACTCTCTGAAGTAGAGATGTCAGATGGTACACCGATATGTAGAGACGATTGGGAGTCTGCGATACACGTTGGAGTTGGAGGTGGGGTTTTAGAAACGAAATATTACCCTAACGTGTTCGTTGACTATGTTTGGGATGGCCATTCGGAGTGA
- a CDS encoding uncharacterized protein (MEROPS:MER0199690) → MALFCRFRRRGNDDTVVHFAPNPLRLLAKSHQHGSSASLEDLVKTRCPSLFTPFETTFYLNSGHVQTFYSLYPGLFATDKVWYRRQHIRLIDGGTLGLDFTPIDEKLPDETPIIVVLPGLTGGSYEPYVKAILARVITPVNRGGLGYRAVVVNHRGCGGVPVTSPTFYTAGETEDIRQALIYLSYKFPRAQLHGLGFSLGANHVTRYIAEEGENSRLWSACALANPWDFHANSDALDASFIGHNVYHRALGTNIQNLVLRHQKALAINHPGHPMVEAVNRAVNLKYPHLKAFDCAFTRHVGGRPGWKGKGLYFPFISVGDYYDYVSSHRMVNDIKVPYLGINSADDPIVQLVPTFTNGHGNPYVVMTLTAGGGHLGWFKDASGDRWTTKPVLEWLRMLVDDIHWESDVQRGERIFVDSEGWIREPGTSHLGCKEVEGGGLIDGNRGESGVFQGL, encoded by the exons ATGGCTCTCTTCTGCCGTTTTCGAAGACGTGGCAATGATGACACCGTAGTCCATTTTGCCCCCAACCCTCTCAGATTACTTGCTAAATCCCATCAGCACGGTTCATCAGCATCTCTAGAAGACCTCGTCAAGACCAGATGTCCGAGTCTTTTTACACCATTCGAAACGACGTTTTACTTGAACAG TGGCCATGTTCAAACCTTCTATAGCCTGTATCCTGGATTGTTCGCGACCGACAAAGTTTGGTATCGACGACAACACATACGTTTGATTGATGGTGGTACGCT AGGTTTAGACTTTACTCCAATAGATGAGAAGCTTCCAGATGAGACTCCCATTATTGTAGTGCTGCCTGGTTTAACCGGAG GTTCCTACGAGCCTTACGTGAAAGCCATTCTAGCCCGTGTAATTACTCCGGTAAACCGAGGGGGGCTGGGATATCGCGCCGTTGTTGTCAATCATCGTGGTTGTGGGGGCGTTCCTGTCACTTCTCCGACGTTCTATACAGCTGGGGAGACAGAGGATATCCGTCAGGCCCTGATATATCTATCTTATAAATTTCCTCGCGCACAATTGCATGGGCTCGGTTTTTCGCTTGGAGCAAACCATGTGACAAGATATATCGCAGAGGAGGGAGAGAACAGTCGTCTCTGGTCGGCTTGTGCGTTAGCCAAC CCATGGGACTTTCATGCCAATAGCGATGC CCTCGATGCAAGCTTTATCGGCCATAACGTCTACCACCGAGCGCTTGGCACCAACATCCAGAATCTTGTCCTACGGCACCAGAAAGCCTTAGCAATCAACCATCCCGGCCATCCCATGGTCGAAGCCGTAAACCGTGCCGTGAACTTGAAATACCCTCACTTAAAGGCTTTTGACTGTGCTTTTACCAGACACGTCGGTGGTCGACCAGgttggaaaggaaaaggattaTACTTTCCATTTATCAGCGTAGGCGATTATTATGACTACGTATCAAGTCATAGAATGGTCAACGATATCAAAGTACCCTATCTCGGTATCAATTCCGCTGATGACCCAATCGTGCAACTGGTCCCGACATTCACGAACGGACACGGAAATCCGTATGTGGTTATGACTCTCACCGCTGGAGGTGGGCATTTGGGCTGGTTCAAGGATGCATCAGGAGATCGATGGACGACCAAACCTGTATTGGAATGGTTGAGAATGTTGGTTGATGACATCCATTGGGAATCTGACGTCCAGAGgggagaaaggatattcgTGGATAGTGAAGGATGGATTAGAGAACCTGGAACCTCACACCTGGGATGTAAAGAGGTTGAAGGTGGTGGCTTGATAGATGGGAACAGAGGTGAAAGTGGTGTTTTCCAGGGTCTTTAG
- the PPH1 gene encoding Serine/threonine-protein phosphatase PP2A catalytic subunit, translating into MEAEIDGWIEQLSQCKQLSEQDVKRLCEKTREILMEESNVQPVRCPVTVCGDIHGQFHDLSELFRIGGNSPDTNYLFMGDYVDRGYYSVETVTLLVAMKLRFRDRVTILRGNHESRQITQVYGFYDECLRKYGNANVWRFFTDLFDYLPLTALIDNQIFCLHGGLSPSIDTLDHVRSIDRVQEVPHEGPMCDLLWSDPDDRCGWGISPRGAGYTFGQDISEAFNHNNGLTLVARAHQLVMEGYSWGQDRNVVTIFSAPNYCYRCGNQAAIMEIDEKLSYSFLQFDPAPRAGEPLVSRRVPDYFL; encoded by the exons ATGGAAGCAGAAATTGACGGGTGGATCGAGCAACTATCTCAGTGCAAACAACTATCGGAGCAAGACGTAAAACGACTCTGTGAAAAG ACGAGGGAGATTTTGATGGAAGAGTCGAATGTACAACCTGTAAGATGTCCGGTCACTGTATGTGGAGATATACATGGTCAATTT CACGACCTCTCAGAGCTCTTCCGAATCGGAGGGAACTCACCTGACACAAATTACCTATTTATGGGCGATTATGTTGATCGTGGATACTACTCAGTGGAAACTGTAACGTTACTTGTGGCCATGAAGCTGCGTTTCCGCGACCGAGTCACCATCTTACGAGGAAACCACGAGTCAAGACAAATTACTCAAGTTTATGGATTTTACGACGAGTGTTTGCGAAAATACGGGAATGCCAACGTCTGGCGATTCTTTACCGATCTCTTCGATTATCTTCCCCTCACTGCCCTGATTGACAATCAA ATATTCTGCTTACATGGTGGTCTCTCCCCATCTATTGATACCCTAGACCACGTTCGCTCCATTGACCGGGTGCAAGAAGTACCCCATGAAGGACCTATGTGCGATCTCCTCTGGTCCGACCCCGATGACCGTTGTGGATGGGGCATCTCGCCTCGTGGGGCAGGTTATACCTTCGGTCAAGACATATCCGAGGCTTTCAATCACAACAATGGACTCACTCTTGTTGCTCGAGCCCATCAGTTGGTCATGGAGG GCTACAGCTGGGGGCAAGATAGAAATGTAGTGACTATCTTCAGTGCACCGAATTATTGTTATAGATGTGGGAACCAAGCAGCGATCATGGAGATAGATGAGAAATTATCTTACAGTTT CCTTCAATTCGATCCTGCTCCACGAGCAGGAGAGCCTCTCGTGTCAAGGCGTGTACCGGATTATTTCCTC TGA